In Paenibacillus dendritiformis, the DNA window AATCATCCCGTAACATTGCAATCCGGGTGTAAAAAATGTCGAAATCAGGGACGTTGGTCGGGGAGACGATCGGCGGTCCGTCCCTTTACGGCATTGGAAAAGCGGGTTATACTAGATGTAACGCAGTTTCATCCAATGGAACGAAAGAGGGAGATGACGTGGAGGAACGAGGGAAATTAACCGTCCGTGCCGTGGAACGGGCGCTCGATATTTTGATGTGCTTCACGGAGCAGTATGAGATGAGCTTGACCGAGCTGGCCGCGCGGGTCAACTTGAATAAGAGCACCGTGCACCGGCTGCTCACGACGCTTGAGGATCGCGGCTTCGTGCTGCGCAACGGCGACAAGTACCGCCTCGGCTACCGGGTGTGGGAGCTGTCCGCGCATCTGACGCAGGTCGGCGATGCCGCCCAATTGCTGCTTCCCGAGATGGAGGCGCTGCGCGACCGGCTAGGCGAGACGGTCAGTCTGTATGTGCGCGACGGCTCGGATCGGATTCGCATTCAGGCGGTCCAGAGCAATCAGGCGATTCGGCGGGTGGCCCCGGTCGGGGCGCGGCTGCCGTTGTTCGTCGGCGCATCGAGCAAAGTGCTGCTCGCCTTCGCCGATCCGGCCGAGCGCGAAGCGGCGCTTCGGGATGCCTTCTGGCCGCCAAGTGTGGACAGCGAAGCGTGTATGCGGCAGCTCGATGAGGTGCGCCGCAAAGGGTACGCGGTCAGCATCGAGGAGCGCGAGCCGGGCGCGGCCGCGGTCTCGGTGCCGATATTCGACCGCCACGGCAAGCTGGCGGCGGCCTTGTCGGTCTCCGGCCCGGTCAGCCGGATGTCGCTCGAGACGCTGGAGGCGTATGCGCCGCAGCTGACGGAGGCGGCCAGCCGAATGGCGACGATGCTGCGCTCGATCGGATAACCTGCTAAATGATTTCAACAAATGGCGATGTGGCGTTTACTTGCTGCGGCGGCTGCACAAGCGCATGGAGATGTCTCACAGGCACTGCAAGTGATGGAGATAACGAGTTAACATTAGAATGCGGATCCGGGAAAAACAGCGGCGCTTGCAAACCGGGGGAAGATGGATGAAGCAGTGAAATGCTGCATGGATCAGGCTGTTGGAAAACCCCTGTTTTTTGTGAAGGGGTGGAGATGGTCCATTTTCCTCATCCAAACTTTGGCTCTTAGAGCGTTTTAAATCGATTTTCTCTACCGGGAGAAGAGATCAATCACAAGTAAAAAGCCCCATAGACTACTCAATGGCCTGATTTTACGGGATCCAAGCGACCGCGTCGGATGCTGGGGGCATCATCGCATTATCCGGCCTGCTGGAAGCATTATCGGCCTGCTCGAAGCATCGTTGCCTCCCGGGGCTTGGACGTGCGGAGGAAATTGCTGCTATTTTACAGGAATTTCGGCTTAATGAGTCCACATCCCGAGGAATTGCTGCAAATCTACATCATTTTAGGCCCTTTTGCTTCAAGCCGAAGCGAAACGGGGGAAATTCCTGTAATTTTGCAGGATTCCCTTTCTGGAATCGTCGTCCATATCGAATTGCTGTATTTATGCAGGATTTCGCTTACTGAATAGGAGCGTCTGGAGAAATCGTGGAGTTTTGCGGATTTCGACTGCCGGATGGGCGTGTCCAGGGAAATGGTGCAGTTTTCAGAATGGTGGAAATATCCATTTTCCTGCTCAACACTTCTTTCTCAACAGCCTGATGGATGCAATTTGTGCTCTTTAAGCCGCTATTTGTTGAAATTCCTGCAAAAGTACATATGTTCATCGATTTTTTTCTTTTCTCGATTGGATAGTCCGAAGTTGATGCCGTTCTGCAGGATTCCTTGTAACGGAGTATACGTCATAAAGAA includes these proteins:
- a CDS encoding IclR family transcriptional regulator: MEERGKLTVRAVERALDILMCFTEQYEMSLTELAARVNLNKSTVHRLLTTLEDRGFVLRNGDKYRLGYRVWELSAHLTQVGDAAQLLLPEMEALRDRLGETVSLYVRDGSDRIRIQAVQSNQAIRRVAPVGARLPLFVGASSKVLLAFADPAEREAALRDAFWPPSVDSEACMRQLDEVRRKGYAVSIEEREPGAAAVSVPIFDRHGKLAAALSVSGPVSRMSLETLEAYAPQLTEAASRMATMLRSIG